cctcggggCCTTCGGCCCTCGAGACTGATATTGGTTTCTCGTGGTGATACAGCATGccatacggattttgccatgtattattctataTAAATCAGTGTGTTCATCACCTATCATGTCGATAAAATCAACCATATAATTATGAATTCAATTTATGACAATGATAAGAGCGGGCATTAGTAGtatactgacatgatttaacaaactttactaaaattttccgtttataaattttgaaattattaagaaactaaggtttcaactccttCAGACAAAGGGGGTTTTAAAAGCATtcggctatttattttaggtatttttgacatatacgTAGCTCTTtgacggtttcggtacttatataTCTTcggatttaaaatatttgactttgagcgttcctgatgaaggaaaatccagaaaagcgcttcggactcAAGACATtattaacgtgttgttttcaattttttagtaCAATAAGCAATTGCCTTGGTAGTTAAATAGAGGCAAGAGTAGTATACCGTGTATACATGTTAAAACGTGAACTTACGCAACCAAGCCGTTTCAGTGCACACATCTTCAACAACATTCTTAGAGGCATCCCTAGTATTCAGATGAAAGCCAACACATGTAATTCGCCCCTTAACGTTTGCATGTGCCTCCCTAAAATCTCCACCAATTCTCAATGTACCTGGCATTTCTTTGCTCTTACGGTTGGTGAGCATTCCATAGACATCCTTTACGCCATCAATACGTACGGATACGTAACCTTCTTCGCCTACACCAAGTACAATATAGTACCATCTATATTTCGAAATTTGCTGAATTCCTGTGAAAGATTTCACATCGGATTTTACTTTTCTGTAAAGTTTTAGTTTCATATTATTGGTCCAAACGATTGTTTCTGAGATTCCCTTACTGTCTCTGTAATGAAACAAGGAAGAAGGAGTATCAGATTTAAAGAAGAACCATCCTTGAAAACTGTAGTGTTTTATGTTAGTAGTTGAAACATCAACAGAAACATCAAAAGAAGAAGAACCGTCGAACTCCATAGCGTTAAATGGGAAATCTTGTGGCTGGTGTTCAAATGTGTTAGTGCACTCGCCATATACGTAAGTAGTTGTTAATACTTCTGATGAACATGTTTGGCTATCCAACGGCCATAGTCTCTTAAGTATTCCTGTATATGCCAGTGCTGCTACAAAACGAAATTAAGTAAATCAGTTTTGGACTA
The genomic region above belongs to Mytilus trossulus isolate FHL-02 chromosome 7, PNRI_Mtr1.1.1.hap1, whole genome shotgun sequence and contains:
- the LOC134726136 gene encoding uncharacterized protein LOC134726136, translated to MDLLPVIIVFLHIKASSALAYTGILKRLWPLDSQTCSSEVLTTTYVYGECTNTFEHQPQDFPFNAMEFDGSSSFDVSVDVSTTNIKHYSFQGWFFFKSDTPSSLFHYRDSKGISETIVWTNNMKLKLYRKVKSDVKSFTGIQQISKYRWYYIVLGVGEEGYVSVRIDGVKDVYGMLTNRKSKEMPGTLRIGGDFREAHANVKGRITCVGFHLNTRDASKNVVEDVCTETAWLRKFTF